A section of the Anabaena cylindrica PCC 7122 genome encodes:
- a CDS encoding pentapeptide repeat-containing protein — translation MSDTSGILIKKPVSLLNKKINFNFGSFFTALTKAGANAAVANFGNIPENFVEVVASVGLGKEPGEVAWDLILSALIQAIWTLAAERKDLLQDADNKDIQTIVNYRLEQCLKKLELQEITIDINFFDHPESLVIIEEIKTPFGQWLESFGVSSAEAKIISNQIPSQFVYALHKEWLKNSDKYQSLINNLNSPFVKATARQQAWTIYSAWLENQVNERMFDEAFGLKQVYVPLRGYYKRKIKVKKSEAFGREEDKFEQIVVDLETEVENWLNKADSQDAIRVISGSPGSGKSSFAKIFAANQAKKGEVRVLFIPLHRFEVTDNLTNAVGNFVLSNGLIKENPLEGNNFDSRLLIIFDGLDELAMQGKLGAEVAKDFILKLERNLDNFNQRETRLQVLITGRDLTIQANSSLLDNSSQQILYVLPYFLEENERDNYIDEQKLLETDQRNLWWQRYGEAKGIEYTGLPSELDQGKLKEITAQPLLNYLVALSFARGEVDFSADSNLNSIYADLLKAVYERKWADKKKHPINQEFGIKDEEEFAEVLEEIALACWHGDGRTTTVSKIEKICSDNNHLKNLFEEYQQAAEAGVTRLLTAFYFRQSGVREQEKTFEFTHKSFGEYLTARRIVRELDLIHDQLEERQNNRRKGWDEKEALKQWAILCGTSPLNEYLFSFIFDEIRLQELGNVAKWQQTLCNLISFMLGDGMPMQELNLSNFHEENRQARNAEEALLVVLNACARVTKKVSEIQWHSLQDFGVWISRLRGQRSDFYNQIFCLNYLSYLDLQNCILIHQDFYLVDLQMSNLQMSNLQMSNLQMSNLQGANLEGANLQEVNLQWANLQWANLQWANLEGAYLELANLPGANLQGVNLQRANLQRAKLPLAYLEGANLQGAILEGAILELANLQRANFQGANLQGANLQGANVRGTILEGQDLTKLNTDTDSSTV, via the coding sequence ATGAGCGACACATCAGGGATTCTCATCAAAAAGCCAGTTTCATTATTAAATAAAAAGATTAACTTTAACTTCGGGAGTTTCTTTACAGCATTAACCAAAGCTGGTGCAAATGCGGCTGTTGCAAATTTTGGTAATATACCAGAAAATTTTGTGGAAGTTGTCGCATCTGTTGGGTTAGGTAAAGAACCTGGAGAAGTTGCTTGGGATTTAATTCTTAGTGCTTTAATTCAAGCAATATGGACTTTAGCAGCAGAGAGAAAAGATTTATTACAAGATGCTGATAATAAAGATATTCAAACAATAGTTAATTATCGTTTAGAGCAATGTTTAAAAAAGTTAGAATTACAAGAAATAACTATTGATATTAACTTTTTTGATCATCCTGAAAGCTTGGTAATTATTGAAGAAATCAAAACACCTTTTGGACAGTGGTTAGAAAGCTTTGGTGTAAGTTCAGCAGAAGCGAAAATTATTAGTAATCAAATTCCCAGTCAGTTTGTCTATGCACTGCACAAAGAATGGTTAAAAAATAGTGATAAATATCAATCTTTAATAAATAACCTCAATAGTCCTTTTGTTAAAGCCACTGCACGACAACAAGCATGGACAATTTATAGCGCGTGGCTGGAAAATCAAGTTAATGAAAGGATGTTTGATGAAGCCTTTGGTTTAAAACAGGTTTATGTGCCGTTGCGGGGTTATTATAAACGCAAAATTAAGGTTAAAAAATCTGAGGCTTTTGGTAGAGAAGAAGATAAATTTGAGCAGATTGTTGTTGATTTAGAAACAGAAGTAGAAAATTGGTTAAATAAAGCTGATTCTCAAGATGCTATTAGGGTAATTAGTGGGAGTCCAGGTAGTGGTAAATCTTCCTTCGCCAAAATATTTGCAGCTAACCAAGCTAAAAAGGGAGAAGTTAGAGTTTTATTTATTCCTTTACATCGGTTTGAAGTTACTGATAATTTAACTAATGCTGTTGGTAATTTTGTTTTGAGTAATGGCTTGATTAAAGAGAATCCTTTAGAAGGAAATAATTTTGATTCACGATTATTAATTATCTTTGATGGTTTAGATGAGTTGGCAATGCAGGGTAAACTTGGAGCAGAAGTTGCTAAAGATTTTATTCTGAAATTAGAGAGAAATTTAGATAATTTTAATCAACGGGAAACTCGTTTACAAGTTTTGATTACAGGACGCGATTTAACAATTCAAGCAAATAGCAGTTTATTGGATAATTCATCACAACAAATATTGTATGTTCTGCCTTATTTTTTAGAAGAAAATGAAAGAGATAATTACATTGATGAACAAAAATTGTTAGAAACAGACCAAAGAAATTTATGGTGGCAGCGTTATGGTGAAGCAAAGGGAATAGAATATACTGGTTTACCATCTGAGTTAGATCAAGGAAAGCTAAAAGAAATTACTGCTCAACCTTTGTTAAATTACTTGGTGGCTTTAAGTTTCGCTCGTGGTGAAGTGGATTTTTCAGCAGATAGTAATTTAAATAGTATTTATGCTGATTTACTTAAAGCAGTTTACGAACGTAAATGGGCAGACAAGAAAAAACATCCCATAAATCAAGAATTTGGAATCAAAGATGAGGAAGAATTTGCAGAAGTTTTAGAAGAAATTGCTTTGGCTTGTTGGCACGGAGATGGTAGAACTACAACAGTTAGTAAAATTGAGAAAATTTGTAGTGACAATAATCATTTAAAAAATCTTTTTGAGGAATATCAGCAAGCAGCAGAAGCAGGTGTAACTCGTTTATTGACTGCTTTTTATTTCCGCCAAAGTGGAGTTAGGGAACAGGAGAAAACTTTTGAATTTACTCATAAGAGTTTTGGTGAATATTTGACAGCTAGACGGATAGTAAGAGAATTAGATTTAATTCATGATCAGTTAGAAGAACGTCAAAACAATCGTCGTAAAGGATGGGATGAAAAAGAGGCTTTAAAACAATGGGCTATTTTGTGTGGGACATCCCCTCTAAATGAATATCTATTTAGCTTTATTTTTGATGAAATACGTTTACAAGAACTAGGAAATGTTGCCAAATGGCAGCAAACTTTATGTAATTTGATTAGTTTTATGTTAGGTGATGGTATGCCGATGCAAGAATTGAATTTATCTAACTTTCATGAAGAAAATCGGCAAGCGCGAAATGCAGAAGAAGCGTTATTAGTTGTGTTGAATGCTTGCGCTAGAGTAACAAAGAAAGTTTCCGAAATTCAATGGCATTCCCTGCAAGATTTTGGTGTCTGGATTTCTCGATTACGAGGACAAAGATCTGATTTTTATAATCAGATTTTTTGCTTAAATTATTTGAGTTATCTAGATTTGCAGAATTGTATCCTAATCCATCAAGATTTTTATCTAGTGGATCTTCAAATGTCTAATCTTCAAATGTCTAATCTTCAAATGTCTAATCTTCAAATGTCTAATCTTCAAGGGGCTAATCTTGAAGGAGCGAATCTTCAAGAGGTAAATCTTCAATGGGCTAATCTTCAATGGGCTAATCTTCAATGGGCTAATCTTGAGGGGGCGTATCTTGAGTTGGCGAATCTTCCAGGGGCTAATCTTCAAGGGGTTAATCTTCAACGGGCGAATCTTCAACGGGCAAAACTTCCACTGGCGTATCTTGAGGGGGCGAATCTTCAAGGGGCAATTCTTGAGGGGGCAATTCTTGAATTGGCGAATCTTCAAAGGGCTAATTTTCAGGGGGCTAATCTTCAAGGGGCTAATCTTCAGGGGGCAAATGTTAGAGGAACTATTCTGGAAGGTCAAGATTTAACGAAATTGAACACAGACACAGATTCCAGCACGGTGTGA
- a CDS encoding DUF1636 domain-containing protein, producing the protein MIAAVNISSISPTNDTGVASHSLFVCKTCASVWQDGKRVGESGGQKLLQEIQQLAQDWDLRDEFPIKEVECMSACNRSCVVAFAGEGKLTYLFGDLPVAGCAEAVLECASKYYSQPDGVLPWSERPEPLKKGILARIPSLSVN; encoded by the coding sequence ATGATTGCTGCTGTGAATATTTCTTCAATTTCCCCTACCAATGACACTGGTGTAGCTTCTCATAGTCTCTTTGTTTGCAAAACCTGCGCCAGTGTTTGGCAAGATGGTAAGCGTGTCGGTGAAAGCGGTGGTCAAAAACTTTTACAAGAAATTCAACAACTCGCCCAAGATTGGGATTTACGCGATGAGTTCCCCATCAAAGAAGTTGAATGTATGAGTGCTTGTAACCGTTCCTGTGTCGTCGCTTTCGCTGGTGAAGGCAAGTTAACTTATCTATTCGGTGATTTGCCGGTTGCAGGTTGTGCTGAGGCTGTGCTGGAATGTGCCAGTAAATACTACTCTCAGCCTGATGGTGTGCTGCCTTGGTCAGAACGTCCTGAACCTTTAAAAAAAGGCATTTTAGCCAGGATTCCGTCTTTATCAGTTAATTAA
- a CDS encoding cobalt-precorrin-6A reductase — protein MLRILILGGTGDAAELAAKLANISGVDAIASLAGRTREPSAPIGNFRVGGFGGVTGLVEYLQHQKIDVLIDATHPFANHISWNAAAAATETGIPRLLVNRPPWEKQEGDIWIEAENITEAAAALKNKAQRVFLTIGRQEIPAFSHLQEMWFLMRMIDPPNSDAVIPPGLMLFDRGPFSLEDEREILNHYYIDTIVSKNSGGNATYPKIIAAREMGIKVVMVNRPPLPPGEQVADVESAVKWLLEKLGND, from the coding sequence ATGTTGCGTATTTTGATTCTGGGTGGAACTGGTGACGCTGCTGAATTAGCTGCTAAATTGGCTAATATTAGTGGTGTGGATGCGATCGCATCTTTAGCCGGTCGTACCCGTGAACCTTCTGCCCCTATTGGTAATTTCCGCGTTGGCGGTTTTGGTGGTGTCACAGGTTTGGTTGAATATTTACAACATCAAAAAATAGATGTGTTAATTGATGCAACTCATCCCTTCGCCAATCATATCTCCTGGAATGCAGCCGCAGCAGCAACAGAAACAGGTATTCCTAGATTATTAGTAAATCGTCCCCCCTGGGAAAAACAAGAGGGTGATATTTGGATTGAAGCAGAAAATATTACCGAAGCAGCCGCAGCTTTAAAAAACAAAGCACAACGGGTTTTTTTAACCATTGGTAGACAAGAAATCCCTGCTTTTTCCCATTTGCAAGAAATGTGGTTTTTAATGCGAATGATAGATCCACCAAATTCTGATGCAGTAATACCTCCTGGTTTAATGTTATTTGATAGAGGACCCTTTTCTTTAGAGGATGAAAGGGAAATTCTAAATCACTATTATATAGATACTATTGTTAGTAAAAATAGCGGTGGTAATGCGACATATCCTAAAATTATTGCAGCACGAGAAATGGGTATCAAGGTGGTGATGGTAAACCGTCCACCTTTACCACCAGGGGAACAAGTTGCAGATGTGGAAAGTGCTGTGAAATGGTTATTGGAGAAGTTAGGAAATGATTAG
- a CDS encoding PspA/IM30 family protein: MANYDQNQQAKEALGKLHEGAARASVAQTIAQRDYAKAQAEADKWENRYQLALKAGNQDLIRQAKFQKERYQAISSRLKNLVEEQTPKLEEIKSSFNSWEKKVSASQNEVLCSKPNNIEVSRTLISFEDENVDVWADDILEPLEETLLLQPKPQKETQFKKDATNFLAEAIHEIEQAIINAVSNQEGIQKDFENAQKEAKYWNEKAKVALQSNDDNLALQAVVNKKVQNKITLTIKTQFQQQETTINILVQNLMILEKLKEKLATV, encoded by the coding sequence ATGGCAAATTACGACCAAAATCAACAAGCAAAAGAAGCTCTAGGAAAGTTACATGAAGGAGCAGCTAGAGCCAGTGTAGCTCAAACAATTGCTCAACGAGATTATGCAAAAGCTCAAGCAGAAGCTGATAAATGGGAAAATCGGTATCAACTTGCTTTAAAAGCAGGTAATCAGGATTTAATACGTCAAGCAAAATTCCAGAAAGAACGATATCAAGCCATATCTAGTCGGCTAAAAAATCTTGTAGAGGAGCAAACACCAAAATTAGAAGAAATTAAAAGCAGCTTTAACTCTTGGGAGAAGAAAGTTTCAGCATCACAGAATGAAGTATTATGCAGCAAGCCTAATAACATAGAGGTTTCACGGACATTAATCAGCTTTGAAGATGAAAATGTTGATGTATGGGCTGATGATATATTAGAGCCACTTGAAGAAACATTATTGCTACAACCTAAACCGCAGAAGGAAACTCAATTTAAAAAAGACGCTACTAACTTTTTAGCAGAGGCTATTCATGAAATAGAACAAGCTATAATAAACGCTGTTTCTAATCAAGAAGGTATTCAGAAAGATTTTGAAAATGCACAGAAAGAAGCTAAATACTGGAATGAAAAAGCTAAAGTTGCTTTGCAAAGTAATGATGATAATTTAGCTCTTCAAGCTGTAGTAAATAAAAAAGTTCAAAATAAAATTACGCTTACTATTAAAACTCAGTTTCAGCAGCAGGAAACAACGATAAATATACTTGTACAAAATCTAATGATATTAGAAAAACTCAAAGAAAAATTGGCTACAGTATAA
- a CDS encoding Coenzyme F420 hydrogenase/dehydrogenase, beta subunit C-terminal domain: MTSIDSHKKAKALKPGSVRPAKELCSECGLCDTYYIHYVKEACAFITQRIDELETTTHNRPRNLKDENELYFGVHQEMMSARKQEPIEGAQWTGIVSSIAIEMLNRGLVEGVVCVQNTKEDRFQPMPIIARTPAEILAAKVNKPTLSPNLSVLEQIEKSGMKRLLVIGVGCQIQALRAVEKKLGLEKLYVLGTPCVDNVTRAGLQKFLETTSRSPETVVSYEFMQDFRVHFKHEDGSEETVPFFGLKTNVLKDIFAPSCMSCFDYVNSLADIVVGYMGAPFKWQWIVVRNDTGKEMLELVKDQIDTQPVMSKGDRKPAVQQSIPAYDQAVTLPMWAAKLMGVVIDKIGPKGLEYARFSIDSHFARNYLYVKRNHGEKLEAHVPEFAKRIVGQYKLPE, translated from the coding sequence ATGACATCCATAGATTCCCACAAAAAAGCCAAAGCCCTCAAACCCGGAAGCGTGCGCCCCGCCAAAGAACTTTGTAGCGAATGCGGACTATGCGACACCTACTATATCCACTACGTCAAAGAAGCTTGCGCCTTCATTACCCAAAGAATAGACGAACTAGAAACCACCACCCATAACCGCCCCCGCAACCTCAAAGACGAAAACGAACTATATTTCGGTGTTCATCAAGAAATGATGTCCGCTAGAAAACAAGAACCCATAGAAGGCGCACAATGGACAGGAATAGTTAGCAGCATAGCCATAGAAATGCTCAATCGTGGCTTAGTAGAAGGCGTAGTCTGTGTACAAAACACCAAAGAAGACCGCTTTCAACCGATGCCCATCATCGCCCGCACCCCAGCAGAAATACTAGCAGCCAAAGTCAATAAACCTACCCTATCCCCTAACCTATCCGTATTAGAACAGATAGAAAAATCAGGAATGAAACGGTTATTAGTCATCGGTGTAGGTTGTCAAATCCAAGCATTACGAGCCGTCGAGAAAAAACTCGGCTTAGAAAAACTCTACGTACTGGGAACACCATGCGTAGATAATGTTACCCGCGCCGGACTGCAAAAATTTCTGGAAACCACCAGCAGATCCCCGGAAACAGTAGTTAGTTACGAATTTATGCAAGACTTCCGGGTACACTTCAAACACGAAGACGGTTCAGAAGAAACAGTCCCCTTCTTCGGCTTAAAAACCAACGTCCTCAAAGACATCTTTGCCCCATCCTGTATGAGTTGCTTTGATTACGTCAACTCCCTAGCGGATATCGTTGTGGGTTATATGGGCGCACCCTTCAAATGGCAATGGATAGTAGTCAGGAATGATACAGGCAAAGAAATGTTGGAATTAGTGAAAGACCAAATCGACACCCAGCCTGTGATGTCTAAAGGAGACAGAAAACCTGCTGTACAGCAAAGCATACCAGCTTACGACCAAGCCGTTACCTTACCGATGTGGGCTGCAAAATTGATGGGAGTAGTGATAGATAAAATTGGCCCCAAAGGACTGGAATATGCACGTTTTTCTATAGATTCTCACTTTGCGAGAAATTATTTATATGTGAAGCGGAATCATGGGGAGAAATTGGAAGCTCATGTACCGGAGTTTGCGAAGCGGATAGTGGGACAGTATAAGTTACCGGAATGA
- a CDS encoding GxxExxY protein codes for MIENEISGVIVDVAYKVHTTLGPGLLESVYETVMDVELRRRKFEVRRQVIIPILYEGVVLEEGFRADLIVEDKVIVELKSVETIHPVHKKQLLTYLRLANKKVGLLINFNVPLIKDGITRVVNGL; via the coding sequence ATGATTGAGAATGAGATTTCGGGAGTTATTGTTGATGTAGCCTACAAGGTTCACACTACTTTGGGACCTGGTTTGTTGGAGTCGGTTTATGAGACGGTGATGGATGTTGAGTTGAGGAGACGAAAGTTTGAGGTGAGAAGACAGGTAATTATTCCCATCCTCTATGAGGGTGTGGTTTTGGAAGAAGGTTTCCGTGCTGATTTGATAGTTGAAGACAAGGTGATTGTCGAACTCAAATCAGTGGAAACTATCCATCCTGTACACAAAAAGCAGCTATTAACCTATCTACGCCTTGCTAATAAAAAAGTTGGACTACTAATTAACTTTAACGTCCCACTCATCAAAGACGGCATCACACGAGTAGTCAACGGACTCTGA
- a CDS encoding aminotransferase class I/II-fold pyridoxal phosphate-dependent enzyme — protein MNSLEKLRQAEQALLEIFSGIDAQVKHNLKRVLDGFRNHRVGAHHFAGVSGYGHDDLGRETLDKVFAEVMGAEAAVVRVQFVSGTHAIACALFGVLRPGDEMLAVVGSPYDTLEEVIGLRGQGQGSLIDFGINYRQLELNSEGTVDWQTLSTSITDSTRLVLIQRSCGYSWRPSLSIADIGKIVHLVKQQNPRTICFVDNCYGEFIETQEPTAVGADLMAGSLIKNPGGTVVSAGGYIAGRADLVEAAACRLTAPGIGSAGGATFDQNRLLFQGLFLAPQMVGEAMKGTYLTGYVFDKLGYPVNPAPLAPRGDVIQAIKLGSAKKLIAFCKAIQQCSPIGSYLDPVPDDMPGYESQVVMAGGTFIEGSTLELSADGPLREPYIVYCQGGTHWTHVAIALQAAIEAVGEV, from the coding sequence ATGAACAGCTTAGAAAAGCTGCGGCAAGCAGAACAGGCACTATTAGAGATTTTTTCTGGTATTGACGCTCAGGTCAAGCATAATCTTAAACGAGTACTAGACGGTTTTCGTAATCATCGTGTGGGCGCACACCATTTTGCGGGTGTAAGTGGTTATGGACACGATGATTTAGGACGAGAAACTTTAGATAAAGTATTCGCGGAAGTGATGGGTGCCGAAGCTGCGGTGGTGCGAGTGCAGTTTGTTTCGGGAACTCATGCGATCGCCTGTGCGCTGTTTGGTGTACTCCGTCCTGGAGATGAAATGTTAGCAGTAGTTGGTTCTCCCTACGATACGCTTGAAGAGGTAATTGGCCTACGAGGACAAGGCCAAGGTTCCCTTATTGATTTTGGCATAAATTATCGACAATTGGAGCTAAATTCTGAAGGAACAGTGGATTGGCAAACCTTAAGCACTAGCATCACTGATAGTACAAGGTTAGTGTTAATTCAGCGTTCCTGTGGTTATTCTTGGCGGCCGAGTTTGTCAATTGCGGATATTGGGAAGATTGTCCACCTAGTCAAACAGCAAAATCCGCGCACCATTTGTTTTGTAGATAACTGCTACGGCGAATTTATTGAAACCCAAGAACCGACAGCCGTAGGTGCTGACTTAATGGCGGGATCATTAATTAAAAATCCTGGTGGAACCGTTGTCAGTGCTGGTGGGTATATTGCAGGTAGGGCTGACTTAGTAGAAGCTGCGGCTTGTCGCCTAACAGCTCCTGGTATTGGTAGTGCTGGGGGTGCTACCTTTGATCAAAATCGCCTTTTATTCCAAGGATTATTCTTAGCACCGCAGATGGTGGGTGAGGCCATGAAGGGAACATACCTCACAGGTTATGTATTTGACAAACTCGGTTATCCCGTTAACCCCGCACCTTTAGCACCACGGGGGGATGTAATTCAAGCCATTAAACTGGGTTCAGCCAAAAAGCTGATTGCCTTCTGTAAAGCCATCCAACAGTGTTCCCCTATTGGTTCTTATTTAGACCCCGTTCCTGATGATATGCCGGGGTATGAGAGCCAAGTAGTGATGGCTGGGGGGACATTTATTGAGGGAAGTACCTTAGAGTTATCGGCGGATGGGCCTTTGCGTGAGCCTTATATTGTGTATTGCCAGGGAGGGACTCATTGGACTCATGTTGCGATCGCACTCCAAGCAGCTATTGAGGCTGTGGGGGAGGTATGA
- a CDS encoding acyl-CoA desaturase, translating to MTIATSKPQINWVNTLFFVGLHVGALFALVPSNFSWNAVGIALFLYWVTGGLGITLGYHRLVTHRSFQTPKWLEYVLVIFGTFSCEGGPIEWVGTHRIHHLHSDTEKDPHDSNKGFWWSHMGWMIHFAPAHDEVPRFTKDIIDDPVYQFLQKNFIFLQIALGLALFFLGGWSFVVWGIFFRIVWVYHCTWLVNSATHQFGYRSHESGDKSTNCWWVALLVFGEGWHNNHHAFQYSARHGLEWWEIDMTWMTIQLLQLLGLATNVKLADRKQ from the coding sequence ATGACAATTGCTACTTCTAAACCTCAAATTAACTGGGTTAACACCCTATTTTTCGTTGGACTCCACGTCGGCGCTTTATTCGCTTTGGTTCCTAGTAACTTTAGCTGGAACGCCGTCGGTATTGCATTATTTCTCTACTGGGTGACTGGTGGTTTAGGCATTACCCTGGGATATCACCGTCTTGTTACCCACCGTAGTTTTCAAACACCCAAATGGTTAGAGTATGTCCTAGTTATCTTTGGGACATTCTCCTGTGAGGGTGGGCCAATTGAATGGGTAGGTACACACCGTATCCATCACTTGCACTCGGATACAGAAAAAGATCCCCATGATTCAAATAAAGGTTTCTGGTGGAGCCACATGGGCTGGATGATTCATTTCGCTCCGGCTCACGATGAAGTTCCCCGTTTCACTAAAGACATCATAGATGACCCAGTTTATCAGTTTTTACAGAAAAATTTCATTTTCTTACAAATTGCTTTGGGTTTAGCACTATTTTTCTTAGGTGGCTGGTCTTTTGTTGTTTGGGGAATTTTCTTTCGTATTGTTTGGGTTTACCACTGTACCTGGTTGGTTAACAGTGCTACCCATCAATTTGGCTATCGCAGTCATGAATCTGGTGATAAATCCACTAACTGCTGGTGGGTAGCCCTACTAGTATTTGGGGAAGGCTGGCACAATAACCACCACGCCTTTCAATACTCAGCCCGTCATGGCCTAGAATGGTGGGAAATTGATATGACTTGGATGACAATTCAATTACTGCAATTACTTGGCCTAGCTACAAATGTGAAGCTGGCTGATCGCAAGCAGTAA
- a CDS encoding fatty acid desaturase — protein sequence MTTTINNQINNVSTDLGNSDLKLKDIIKSLPKECFQKNSRKAWTQVVLSLLMAGLGYFFLAISPWFLLPLAWIFTGTALTGFFVIGHDCGHRSFSNRRWVNDLVGHFFMMFLIYPFHSWRIKHNYHHKHTNKLDEDNAWHPIRTEVFESWDKTRQSAFVLFMEKRLWWVGSIGHWAVVHFDARKFQPKEQSSVKLSVAVVIIFAAIVFPTLIATTGIWGFIKFWFIPWMVYHFWMSTFTIVHHTTADVPFTTADKWNEALAQLFGTIHCDYPRWVEILCHDINVHVPHHISTAIPSYNLRLAYSSIKENWSSYLHDECKFSWSLMKQITDECQLYTTDVGYKTFSEYYAGK from the coding sequence ATGACTACAACAATTAACAACCAGATAAATAACGTTTCTACAGACCTTGGTAATTCTGACCTGAAGCTTAAAGATATTATCAAAAGTCTGCCAAAAGAATGTTTTCAGAAAAATAGTCGCAAGGCTTGGACACAAGTAGTACTTAGTCTCTTAATGGCTGGCTTAGGTTACTTCTTCCTGGCTATTTCTCCTTGGTTTCTGTTACCTCTAGCTTGGATTTTTACAGGAACTGCTTTAACAGGTTTTTTTGTTATCGGACATGATTGCGGTCATCGTTCTTTTTCCAACCGTCGTTGGGTAAATGATTTAGTTGGACATTTCTTCATGATGTTCTTAATTTACCCATTCCATAGTTGGCGCATTAAACATAATTATCACCATAAACATACAAACAAGCTGGATGAAGATAACGCTTGGCATCCCATTAGAACAGAAGTTTTTGAAAGTTGGGATAAAACCAGACAGTCAGCTTTTGTATTGTTCATGGAGAAACGCCTGTGGTGGGTAGGTTCTATTGGACATTGGGCTGTTGTGCATTTTGACGCACGCAAATTTCAACCAAAAGAACAATCTAGCGTCAAGCTTTCTGTAGCTGTCGTTATCATATTTGCCGCTATCGTTTTCCCCACACTCATTGCTACAACTGGTATTTGGGGATTTATCAAATTCTGGTTTATACCCTGGATGGTTTACCATTTCTGGATGAGTACATTTACAATTGTTCACCACACTACTGCTGATGTTCCTTTTACAACTGCTGACAAATGGAACGAAGCTTTAGCACAGTTATTCGGTACAATCCATTGTGATTATCCTCGTTGGGTAGAAATTCTTTGCCACGATATTAATGTCCACGTTCCCCATCATATTTCTACTGCCATTCCTTCTTATAATTTGCGGTTAGCTTACAGCAGCATTAAAGAAAATTGGAGCAGTTATTTACATGATGAATGTAAGTTTTCTTGGTCTTTAATGAAGCAAATTACAGACGAATGCCAACTCTACACAACTGATGTGGGCTATAAGACTTTCTCAGAATATTATGCAGGTAAATAA
- a CDS encoding fatty acid desaturase codes for MQLDTINLNELDSSESSEETTKLPFTLQDLKAAIPAECFQPSVIKSLYYFFRDILIIGLLYAVANYLDSWYFWPIFWVMQGTMFWALFVVGHDCGHQSFSKHKWLNDLVGHLSHIPILVPYHGWRISHRTHHKNTGSLENDESWYPVSESEYDEMPLLQRIGRFYVFLLAYPVYLFKRSPGKEGSHFSPSSPLFKPAEKWDIITSTTLWIGFVALLGFFTYQWGWMWLLKYYAAPYIVFIIWLDLVTFLHHTEPGIPWYRGEEWTFLKGAISSIDRDYGFVNHIHHDIGTHVAHHIFLNMPHYNLLKATKAIKPIMGEYFFESKEPVWKSLWRSAISCHFVPDTGNKVYYTSKSQNVK; via the coding sequence GTGCAACTAGATACAATCAATCTCAACGAATTAGATAGCTCTGAATCATCTGAGGAAACAACCAAGTTACCCTTTACCCTTCAGGACTTAAAAGCTGCCATTCCTGCTGAATGTTTTCAGCCTAGTGTGATTAAATCACTTTATTATTTTTTTCGTGACATCTTGATTATCGGTCTGCTTTATGCAGTTGCTAATTATCTAGATTCTTGGTATTTCTGGCCAATTTTCTGGGTCATGCAAGGAACAATGTTTTGGGCTTTATTTGTAGTCGGTCATGACTGTGGACACCAATCTTTTTCTAAGCATAAATGGCTAAATGATTTGGTTGGTCATCTCTCCCACATTCCAATTCTAGTTCCTTATCACGGCTGGAGAATTAGTCACAGAACTCACCACAAAAATACAGGCAGCTTGGAGAATGATGAAAGCTGGTATCCTGTATCTGAATCAGAATACGACGAGATGCCTTTATTACAAAGAATAGGGCGTTTTTATGTGTTCTTATTGGCTTATCCAGTATATTTGTTTAAGCGTTCTCCTGGTAAGGAAGGCTCTCACTTTTCACCCAGTAGCCCTCTTTTCAAGCCTGCGGAAAAATGGGATATTATTACTAGCACAACACTCTGGATTGGCTTTGTAGCTTTGTTAGGTTTCTTTACCTACCAATGGGGTTGGATGTGGTTGTTAAAATACTACGCTGCTCCATATATTGTGTTTATAATTTGGCTGGATTTGGTGACATTTTTACATCACACTGAGCCAGGTATTCCCTGGTATCGTGGGGAAGAATGGACTTTCTTGAAAGGTGCGATTTCTAGTATTGATAGAGATTACGGTTTTGTTAATCATATCCATCACGATATCGGTACTCATGTTGCTCACCACATTTTCCTAAATATGCCTCATTACAATTTATTGAAGGCAACTAAGGCAATTAAACCAATTATGGGTGAGTACTTTTTTGAGTCTAAAGAACCAGTTTGGAAGTCTTTATGGCGTTCTGCTATCAGTTGTCATTTTGTTCCAGATACGGGAAATAAGGTTTACTACACTTCTAAGAGTCAGAATGTGAAGTAA